The Acidobacteriota bacterium region TGTCTCCGGCGACGAAGCTGGGTAACCAGGCTCCGCTTGGTGTTGCCGAAAACACATTGCCCGCAGCATCAATCACATTGACGCACGTCGTATCGTGCGCGCGTTCTGCTTCGGGAATTTCCACCGGCTCCAAATTGTAACTGACCAATTGCGCCAGGGATTTTTTGTTCACCGGATCGCCCGGACGTTGTTCCAACGAAGCCGATTTCGGATCAATCAGGCTGCGACGCACATCGGCGTAGTCTTTCGACAGCAACTCCGCGCCCGGAACCTTCACAAAACGCGGATCGCCGTAGTAGCGGTCACGGTCGGCAAAGGCCAGTTTGATGGCTTCGACCAGCGTGTGAACATAATCCGGTGAATTATGCCCCATTGCCTTCAAGTCGTAGCTTTCAATCAAATTCATGGCTTCCAGCATCGCAGGGCCTTGCGACCAGAACCCAACCTTGTAAATGTCATAGCCGTGAAAACTGACTTTGGTCGGTTGATCAATGTCGGCGTGAAACGCAGCCAGATCCCCTGTGCGCATCAACCCACCGGCTTTTTCAATCGCATCGCAATACCGTTTGCCCAGCGGGCCGCGATAAAAATAATCACGCGCGGCTTGCAGCGCGGCGATGCGACCTCGGCGAGCGTTTTTCATCTCGACTGCCACCAGTTCACGCAACGTTCGAGCCAGGTTCCTTTGAACAAAAATGTCACCGACTTTCGGCACCTGGCCGTTGGGTAAAAAAATGTCGGTCGTGTCTTTCCAACCCTGGTAAGCCGGTCGAGTATTTTTGATGTATTGGATGCGTAACTCATCAATCGGGAAGCCGTCGGCCAATTCAATGGCCGGTTGCATCACATCGGCCAGCTTCATTGTGCCGAAATTTTGCAGCGCGACGATCATTGCATCCAATACGCCCGGAACCGTCGCCGCCGTCGGTCCTGTCGAAGGAATCATGGCGGGTTTGGACGGGTCTTTGCGTTGATGCTCAAAAAATTCGATGGTCGCCAATTGCGGAGCCTGCCCTTGCCCGTTTATCGTCACTGGCTGAGTTTTGTTGGCCATTTTGATGATAATCGGAACTTCACCGCCAAAGGCGAAATGGGAAAATTCGATTACTGATGCGGCCAATGTCGCCGCGACGCCCGCATCCACGGCATTGCCGCCTTTGTGCAGCATGCGCAATCCGGCTTCGGCCACCAGCGGATGACCTCCGGCAACGACGCCGCGCGTGCCGCGAACCGTCGGGCGATAGGTCAACGTTTGCGCCGAGCTTGAGACCAGAATCGAAAGGGCCAAACCGAAAACGAGCAATCTGGGCAGGATTCGTGCAGTCATCGAATTTTCTCCGGATGTTGGAAATTTGTGTGGACGGGCATCTTCCATCAAATCCCCGATTGCGACAAGCTGCCGACTCGCACAAATTCGAGCCGTTATGCTAAATTTTTCAGCGTCAATTCAAGATTTCAAGTTACATACGTTCAAGGAGGTAGAAAAAACACGTTATGCCAATTTACGAGTACGTTTGTCAGAAATGCGGTCATCATCTGGAAGTGATGCAAAAGATGAGCGACAAGCCGCTGAGCAAATGTCCCGAATGCAAAGGCAAATTGGAAAAAATCTTTTCGCAAACCAGCTTTCAACTGAAAGGCTCCGGTTGGTACGCGACCGATTACACCAGTCGCGGTAAGTCGGAGAAAACTGAAAAGTCGGATAAAGCGGATAAAGCGGATAAAGCAGATAAAGCAGAGAAAGCAGAGAAGCCGGAGAAAGCTGACAAGAGCGAAAAGAAAGACAGCACGACCACCGCCAGCGCCTGAACGAAGTTTCGTGGCGGATGTGCCGTTTGTGACTGAAATTATTGGGAAGAGGTAGATCAATGAAAGCCACAAAAATTCAACAGACGATTTCGACGCTGATCGAACATCCGCGTTCCGGTCTTTCCGCGTTTCTGCTTTTGTGGCTTTTCTGTTTGACGGTTGTGGTGGCGGCGCAATCCGGTCGAAGTCCGGCCTCCGGTCGCCGCACGACCGTGTTAAATGTCATCGCCCAGCGAGTCGAAGATCCAAACAAGCCGAAACCGTTGCTGTCCGGCAGCGGCAATCAAAACGAAGACCAGGAGAAAATCGTCCCGCGAAGCGCGCTGGAATTGTTTGACGGCGGCGTGCTGCAAAAGATCGAAGCCTTTTCCCCCGACCCGACTCCGGCGCGGATTGTCATCCTGATGGACAATTCGCAAACGCTGCCCGCGGATGTGAGCAAGCTCGCCACGGTTCCCGCAGCTTTCTCGCCGGAAATTTACGAAGGCGACAAGGTGATGGTGATCGGCTTTGACGAGAAACCTGAGATCATCACGGATTTCACCGACGTGCCCAAAGATTTGCAGAATACCAAAGAGTTGCTGAGAAAAGTTGACCAGCCAAAACTGTTCGATGCGCTCAATGTGGTGGTGGAAGACGTGCTGCGACCGGAAGTCGGATTTTCAAAACGGGTGATTGTCCTGGTCGCCGATGGCATTGACCGCGACAGCAAAATCAAATTCGATGAAATCCTGGCCAAGCTGCAAAACGAAAACATCACGGTCTATGCCATCCAGGTTCGCGACCGTACGCGCGGCGCATTGCGCAAAGACGCTCCGAAAGCCGCCGAAGCTTTGAAACGCCTGACCGAAGGCACAGGCGGCAAAATCTACCCGATTGACGGCGACGTCAAACAATCGGTCAAGGAAATCTGCGACGAACTGCGCAACGATCGCTACCAACTGACATACTTTCCCGACGGCATCAACCCGATTAATAAACGCCTGTTGTTGCTTTCCACAACGGATGCGACCGTCAAACTGCGTTACAAAGCCTGGCATCCGCCGGTGAAGCAGTAAAATTTTATGCAATGGACACATTGTCCGTCTTGCACCAATTTGCTGGAAACCTGTGAAACCACACCTTGCTATATTTGTGGCGGTTGGCCGGAACGCGTAAGGCACTTTGACTCCACACAGCCGTTCACTGAGTATGAATTGCCCAACGGTACTCGACTGATCTTATGCAGTGGATGTCTGGTCGAAGAATTTATGGTTGAAGGCGGGTATGGATGGCGACTAAATCTTCCTAGGAATAGGCTTCCCGTCAACTATCTGACTCAGATTCGAGAAATTGCTCAGCCGGAGTTGGCGCTTGATAAGTACTGCGAGCACTGTCACAAGCGCCTAGCCTTTCTCAAAGTTCTGGCAACGGTAAAAAACGATTCTGCGGTTACGCCGTAACCAGTTCGACCTTGTAATCTTCAATCACCGGATTCGACAGCACATCGTGCGCGAATTTTTCAACCTGTGTGCGAGCTTGCGCTTCATCAAGCGAACCATTGAGTTTGATCTCGAAGTATTTGCCCTGGCGCACATCGGCGATGCCGTTGAAGCCGATGGTTTCCGCGGCGTGATGGACAGCTTTGCCTTGCGGGTCGAGGACTCCGTTTTTCAGCGTGACATAAACTTTCGCGAGCATAAGATTCCTTTTGAAGAATGATTCAATGCCCCAAAGGGGCAAAAGATAGTAGCCCAGGGCAACGCCCTGGGAATGGTTGTAGTAGTTTGGTTCAAGCCCTGAAAGGGCGACAGCCCGTGATTTTCTTTCGCCCTTTCAAGGCTAGCCAAATTGTGGGCGAGTGGACCAGGGACGCCGCTTCGCTTTGTCCCTGGCTATTGTCTTTCGCCCCGTTCGGGGCTGTCTGAGTCTTATGAAAAGCTTTTTGATGTTTCCAACGGCAACGCGCCGCTGTATTTATTGATGCCAGTGAAAACCCGGTCAAAGATTCGGTCAACGTTCTTCAATTGAGTCCGCACGTCGAACGCGCGTTCGATTTGTTCCGCCGTGATCGTGCGCGAAATGTCAGGGTCTTGTTTGACGAGTTCGCGAAAATCCAGCCCTTCGTCCCAGGATTTCAGCGCGTTGCGTTGCACCCAGTAATAGGCTTCTTCGCGTTGCGCGCCGCCTGCCGCCAATTCCAGCAACAACTGACCGGAAAAGACCAACCCGCGCGTAGCGTTCAGGTTTTCCATCATCCGTTCCGGTTTGACCACCAGCGTGTCCAGCAAACCGGTTGTTTTCGCGATCAGATAATCGGTGGAAATGCAGGCATCGGGCAAAATGACGCGTTCGGCTCCGGAATGGGAAATATCGCGTTCGTGCCAGAGCGCGTTGTTTTCCAATGCCGTCACGGCGTATCCGCGAACCACGCGCGCCAATCCGCAAATGCGCTCGGACAAAATCGGATTGCGTTTGTGCGGCATGGCGGATGAACCTTTCTGCCCCGGCTTGAAGTATTCGTGCGCTTCGCGGACTTCCGTGCGCTGCCAATGGCGAATTTGCAACGCGATTTTTTCCAGCGACGAAGCGATGATTGCCAGCGTGCAGACAAATTCTGAATACCGGTCGCGCTGAATGACTTGCGTGGAAACGCTGGCGGGGCGAAGCCCTAGCAGGAAACAAACGCGCTCTTCGATGTCGGGATCGAGATGCGCGAACGCGCCGACTGCGCCCGATAGTTTGCCGTAACTCACCCCGGCGCGAGCGCGCGTCATGCGATCAACGTTGCGGCGATTTTCTTCGTACCACAGCGCGAAGGTCAGCCCCAGCGTAGTCGGTTCGGCGTGGATGCCGTGCGTGCGGCCAATCATCGGCGTGTCTTTGAATTCAAACGCACGACGCTTCAGCACGTCACTGAGCGCTTGCAGTTTTGCCAGAATCAAATCGCCTGCTTCGACCAGCAACAATGCGTTGGCCGTATCCACCACATCCGACGAAGTCAGGCCGAAATGCACCCAACGCGCTTCGGGGCCGATGTTTTCAGCAAGGTTGGTAGTGAAGGCGATGACATCATGGTCGAGCGTTTTTTCCAGTTCATGAATGCGTTCGACCGAAAAAGCAGCTTTTTGGCGAATTGGTTCGATTACGTCAGCGGGAATGTTTCCGGCTTCGGCGTTGGCCTGGCAAGCGGCAAGTTCCACGTCCAGCCATTTGCGAAATTTGTTTTCCTCAGTCCAGATGGCGCCCATTTCGGGCAAGGTATACCGTTTTATCATTTTGAGTGCATGGTTTTCAGACAGGATTTACAAGACGCTTCAAGATGAAAAGATTGCTCTCACTCCATTTCAGACAAATCCTGAAGAATCCTGTCCATCCTGTCAAAAACAAGTTTCTTCGTTTCTCCACTCTTCAATTCTGAGGTTCTTTTGATTGTCGAGCGCGCGAAAAACACAGAACGCTGATTCCTGCCGCAGCAATTGGAATTAACCAGTGCGTCATTTCCCTTTGGCCTTTGGCAAACAGCAGCGCAAGTGTCCAACCGATGGCGGCAAGTCCCAAACCGAATCCGGCTCGGCGATATGCGCTTGTCAGGTTTTGCTGCTCTTCGCTCATCGGGTCAAGGTCGTCGGCTCGTCCGGAATGTAGTAACTGCTGCGCGAACGGAGGCTGACGCCTTGGCGCGCGGCAATGACTTTGATCGAACGTTTGTCTTCCAGCGTCGGCGTGCGCTCCGTGATAAACGACAAACTGTATTGCGCGCCGATTTCGCGCGACACTTTGCGATTTGAAGCGATCAAATCGTTGTGCGTGGGCGGCAACCACAATTCGCCGCCACTGCTTTCTGCCATCACGCGCAATTCCGCCGTTGCGCCTTCCAATTCGGACGCATAACGCCGCAGTTCTTCGATTCGCTTGGCGGCATTTATTCCG contains the following coding sequences:
- a CDS encoding adenylosuccinate lyase, which produces MIKRYTLPEMGAIWTEENKFRKWLDVELAACQANAEAGNIPADVIEPIRQKAAFSVERIHELEKTLDHDVIAFTTNLAENIGPEARWVHFGLTSSDVVDTANALLLVEAGDLILAKLQALSDVLKRRAFEFKDTPMIGRTHGIHAEPTTLGLTFALWYEENRRNVDRMTRARAGVSYGKLSGAVGAFAHLDPDIEERVCFLLGLRPASVSTQVIQRDRYSEFVCTLAIIASSLEKIALQIRHWQRTEVREAHEYFKPGQKGSSAMPHKRNPILSERICGLARVVRGYAVTALENNALWHERDISHSGAERVILPDACISTDYLIAKTTGLLDTLVVKPERMMENLNATRGLVFSGQLLLELAAGGAQREEAYYWVQRNALKSWDEGLDFRELVKQDPDISRTITAEQIERAFDVRTQLKNVDRIFDRVFTGINKYSGALPLETSKSFS
- a CDS encoding zinc ribbon domain-containing protein; its protein translation is MPIYEYVCQKCGHHLEVMQKMSDKPLSKCPECKGKLEKIFSQTSFQLKGSGWYATDYTSRGKSEKTEKSDKADKADKADKAEKAEKPEKADKSEKKDSTTTASA
- a CDS encoding VWA domain-containing protein, coding for MKATKIQQTISTLIEHPRSGLSAFLLLWLFCLTVVVAAQSGRSPASGRRTTVLNVIAQRVEDPNKPKPLLSGSGNQNEDQEKIVPRSALELFDGGVLQKIEAFSPDPTPARIVILMDNSQTLPADVSKLATVPAAFSPEIYEGDKVMVIGFDEKPEIITDFTDVPKDLQNTKELLRKVDQPKLFDALNVVVEDVLRPEVGFSKRVIVLVADGIDRDSKIKFDEILAKLQNENITVYAIQVRDRTRGALRKDAPKAAEALKRLTEGTGGKIYPIDGDVKQSVKEICDELRNDRYQLTYFPDGINPINKRLLLLSTTDATVKLRYKAWHPPVKQ
- the purS gene encoding phosphoribosylformylglycinamidine synthase subunit PurS yields the protein MLAKVYVTLKNGVLDPQGKAVHHAAETIGFNGIADVRQGKYFEIKLNGSLDEAQARTQVEKFAHDVLSNPVIEDYKVELVTA
- a CDS encoding gamma-glutamyltransferase family protein; this translates as MTARILPRLLVFGLALSILVSSSAQTLTYRPTVRGTRGVVAGGHPLVAEAGLRMLHKGGNAVDAGVAATLAASVIEFSHFAFGGEVPIIIKMANKTQPVTINGQGQAPQLATIEFFEHQRKDPSKPAMIPSTGPTAATVPGVLDAMIVALQNFGTMKLADVMQPAIELADGFPIDELRIQYIKNTRPAYQGWKDTTDIFLPNGQVPKVGDIFVQRNLARTLRELVAVEMKNARRGRIAALQAARDYFYRGPLGKRYCDAIEKAGGLMRTGDLAAFHADIDQPTKVSFHGYDIYKVGFWSQGPAMLEAMNLIESYDLKAMGHNSPDYVHTLVEAIKLAFADRDRYYGDPRFVKVPGAELLSKDYADVRRSLIDPKSASLEQRPGDPVNKKSLAQLVSYNLEPVEIPEAERAHDTTCVNVIDAAGNVFSATPSGAWLPSFVAGDTGIPISSRLQSALLVRGHPNELKGGKRPRITLSPTLVMKDGQPFAALSTPGGDNQDQALMQVLLNVIEFGMNPQQAVEAARFDTRHFVSSFSDHTFSPGNLTLEKRMGETLAAEMKRRGHKVEISDDFAPSAAPTIVIFDPKTKLIQAGADVRRGRYAMGW